A window from Roseburia sp. 499 encodes these proteins:
- a CDS encoding HD domain-containing protein: protein MNKNNKLILKMIAYNAKDSKRIQHFLKVYEFAKLIGESEKLDVKTQHILETAAIVHDIGIKNAEAKFGNCNGKLQEQEGPAPARELLSSLSYDSDVIDRVCYLVAHHHTYTNIDGMDYQILPNRYRHYYL, encoded by the coding sequence ATGAATAAGAATAATAAATTGATATTAAAAATGATTGCTTACAATGCGAAAGATTCAAAACGTATTCAACATTTTCTAAAAGTATATGAATTTGCAAAACTAATTGGAGAATCAGAAAAACTAGATGTTAAGACACAGCATATTCTAGAGACTGCTGCTATTGTTCATGATATTGGAATAAAAAATGCCGAAGCTAAGTTCGGCAATTGTAATGGAAAACTTCAGGAGCAGGAAGGTCCTGCCCCAGCTAGAGAACTTCTGTCCTCTCTTTCCTATGATTCAGATGTCATTGACCGCGTCTGCTATCTGGTAGCCCATCACCACACCTACACTAATATAGATGGTATGGATTATCAGATTCTTCCAAACAGATACAGGCATTACTATCTGTAA
- the hcp gene encoding hydroxylamine reductase produces the protein MKNQMFCFQCEQTAGCSGCTGAQGVCGKTAQTAKLQDELTGALIGLAKACGNNPYTKETTRIIIEGLFTTITNVNFHDQVLEEMIQKVHEEKGRIVPNCSSCGAPCGNTSDYNIEDLWEADEDVRSLKSLILFGIRGMAAYAYHAWVLGYSDEEVNQFFYRALAIIGNEWEQEDLLPVVLEVGKINLKCMELLDRANTETFGTPVPTKVSMEVEKGPFIIITGHDLYDLKLLLEQTKDKGINVYTHGEMLPAHGYPLLKQYPHLKGNFGTAWQNQQKEFDGVPAPILYTTNCLMPVKESYADRVFTTEVVAYPEMVHIGEEKDFTPVIEKALELGGYEGNKIFTGINGGSELMTGFGHGTVLGVADQLIEAVKAGEISHFFLVGGCDGARTGRNYYTEFVKQTPKDSIILTLACGKYRFNDLDLGTVKGLPRIMDMGQCNDAYSAIKVAVALAEAFECSVNELPLSMVLSWYEQKAVCILLTLLHLGIQNIFLGPTLPAFLSENVTKFLVEEYHISPISTPEEDLKKIAEVY, from the coding sequence ATGAAAAATCAGATGTTTTGTTTTCAATGTGAACAGACTGCGGGATGCAGTGGATGTACCGGAGCGCAGGGAGTTTGTGGAAAGACTGCGCAAACAGCGAAACTTCAGGATGAACTGACAGGAGCATTAATTGGGCTGGCAAAGGCGTGTGGAAATAATCCATATACAAAAGAAACTACTAGAATTATTATAGAAGGACTTTTTACAACCATTACAAATGTAAATTTTCATGATCAGGTTTTGGAGGAGATGATTCAGAAAGTACATGAGGAAAAGGGACGGATTGTGCCAAATTGCAGTAGTTGCGGAGCACCTTGTGGAAATACTTCCGACTACAATATAGAGGACCTTTGGGAAGCCGACGAAGATGTCCGTTCTTTAAAATCTTTGATATTGTTTGGTATCCGTGGAATGGCAGCGTATGCGTACCATGCGTGGGTGCTGGGATATTCGGATGAGGAAGTGAACCAGTTCTTTTATCGGGCTTTGGCAATTATCGGAAATGAATGGGAGCAGGAGGATTTACTACCAGTTGTATTGGAAGTAGGAAAAATAAACTTAAAGTGTATGGAACTTTTGGATCGTGCAAATACGGAGACGTTTGGAACACCTGTGCCTACAAAGGTTTCCATGGAAGTGGAAAAGGGACCGTTCATTATTATTACAGGACATGACCTATACGACTTAAAGTTGTTATTAGAACAGACTAAGGATAAAGGAATTAATGTGTATACTCATGGGGAAATGCTTCCGGCACATGGCTATCCGTTGTTAAAACAGTATCCACATTTGAAAGGAAACTTTGGCACTGCATGGCAGAATCAGCAGAAGGAATTTGATGGAGTTCCGGCGCCGATTCTCTATACCACCAACTGCCTGATGCCTGTGAAGGAAAGTTACGCAGATCGCGTATTTACCACTGAAGTTGTGGCATATCCGGAAATGGTTCATATTGGAGAGGAGAAAGATTTTACCCCGGTAATTGAGAAGGCCTTGGAGCTCGGTGGATATGAGGGAAATAAAATCTTTACCGGAATAAATGGCGGTAGTGAGTTGATGACCGGATTTGGGCATGGTACTGTACTTGGAGTGGCAGACCAGTTGATTGAGGCAGTAAAAGCAGGAGAAATCAGTCACTTCTTTTTAGTAGGTGGTTGTGATGGCGCAAGAACCGGAAGAAACTATTATACGGAGTTTGTAAAACAGACGCCAAAGGATTCCATTATCCTTACATTAGCTTGCGGAAAATACCGTTTTAATGATTTGGATTTAGGAACCGTCAAAGGACTTCCAAGAATTATGGATATGGGACAATGTAATGATGCATATAGTGCTATTAAAGTTGCAGTGGCATTAGCAGAAGCGTTTGAATGCTCCGTCAATGAACTTCCGTTGTCCATGGTACTTTCCTGGTACGAACAGAAGGCGGTCTGCATTTTGCTGACCCTGCTTCATTTGGGGATTCAGAATATTTTTCTGGGACCAACACTTCCGGCGTTTCTCTCAGAAAACGTAACGAAGTTTTTGGTAGAAGAGTATCATATTTCACCGATTAGTACGCCGGAAGAGGACTTAAAGAAAATAGCAGAAGTATATTAA
- a CDS encoding LytR/AlgR family response regulator transcription factor, giving the protein MLNIAICDDEVYYRSKIETGIRQILQQKNICDYRIDIWNSGEELCENQEWLKEYQVVFLDVEMNQISGMEAAQIIKSVNEECCLVFVTAFIDYAMEGYKVQAIRYLLKKDLDSNLSECIEAVLQKIDFDNQKERFAFQEGEKELFVNQILYIESDRHKLIFHVKGKKEELLISSGKLDDMQKRLEQYGFIRVHKSFLVNVEKIVLIKNYRVILENGEELPVPREKFRQVKEQYLEMEGRI; this is encoded by the coding sequence ATGCTGAATATAGCAATTTGTGATGATGAAGTATATTACAGAAGTAAGATAGAAACGGGAATAAGGCAGATATTACAGCAGAAAAATATCTGCGACTATAGAATTGATATATGGAATTCCGGAGAAGAATTGTGTGAGAATCAGGAATGGTTGAAAGAATATCAAGTTGTTTTTCTGGATGTGGAAATGAATCAGATATCGGGAATGGAGGCAGCACAGATTATTAAAAGTGTAAATGAGGAGTGTTGTCTTGTATTTGTAACGGCTTTTATTGACTACGCTATGGAAGGGTATAAGGTACAGGCAATCCGGTATTTGCTAAAGAAAGATTTGGATAGCAATCTTTCGGAATGTATAGAAGCAGTTTTACAAAAAATAGATTTTGACAACCAGAAGGAAAGATTTGCTTTTCAAGAAGGGGAGAAGGAGCTTTTTGTCAACCAGATTCTTTATATAGAAAGTGACCGACATAAACTGATATTTCATGTGAAAGGTAAAAAAGAGGAATTGTTGATTTCTAGTGGGAAGTTGGATGATATGCAAAAGAGATTGGAGCAATATGGATTTATTCGGGTTCATAAGAGTTTTCTGGTAAATGTAGAAAAGATTGTGTTAATAAAAAATTACAGAGTAATATTAGAGAATGGAGAAGAACTTCCAGTACCTAGAGAAAAGTTCCGTCAGGTGAAAGAACAGTATTTGGAGATGGAGGGAAGGATATAG
- a CDS encoding sensor histidine kinase produces the protein MGVIDFISSLVMTIIEALACDLFFQTFMKERFPKKPWVRMIILILLTVLWVITSVNMSIFWIKAIICTSIVVMLMLILYKASVWRVLFGAICYEGINWGMDLILMAIYQFFVDETATEMIQKEGKITLLWVLFKLVMFLVIVGINRTFSKRDYQMLRDNEWVRFLFLPIFTIVAMLFMVVDEKMGRMTMFVLSTGLVVANVILFYLIRDFAKREEAEHMAKLQQEQRNGQIEIYENMERYYNQQRKSVHEFKNHMGCIQGLLQEGREKEALEYIRKVNHSSEQYISSFATQNPVVDVVMNQKYQQARLAGINVVAVMNDLKGIPMAEEDLVVLLSNLLNNAIEACSRLKKKQREIKFKFIQKQEKVVLSIKNPIEKRLIKVNNQIKTAKRNEKEHGIGLGNVARIIEKYGGEEMYSDEGGEFSYVIVFSREEMKMKYEEIQARS, from the coding sequence GTGGGAGTAATAGATTTTATATCTAGTCTAGTAATGACAATTATAGAGGCATTGGCATGTGATTTATTTTTTCAGACTTTTATGAAGGAGAGATTTCCAAAGAAGCCTTGGGTACGAATGATAATACTCATCTTACTTACAGTATTATGGGTAATTACATCAGTAAATATGTCAATTTTTTGGATAAAAGCGATTATTTGTACTAGTATAGTTGTTATGTTAATGCTGATACTTTATAAGGCAAGTGTATGGAGAGTACTTTTTGGGGCTATATGTTATGAGGGAATAAATTGGGGAATGGATTTGATATTAATGGCAATATATCAGTTTTTTGTAGATGAAACAGCAACTGAAATGATACAAAAAGAGGGGAAAATTACGCTGTTGTGGGTTTTGTTTAAATTGGTAATGTTTTTGGTGATTGTTGGCATTAATAGAACGTTTTCAAAACGAGATTATCAAATGTTGAGAGATAATGAATGGGTTCGGTTTTTATTTTTACCGATATTTACAATAGTAGCAATGCTTTTTATGGTAGTAGATGAGAAAATGGGAAGAATGACAATGTTTGTATTATCCACAGGATTGGTTGTGGCAAACGTGATACTTTTCTATTTAATTCGAGATTTTGCAAAGCGCGAAGAAGCAGAACATATGGCGAAGTTGCAACAGGAGCAAAGAAATGGACAGATAGAAATTTACGAGAATATGGAGCGTTATTATAACCAACAAAGAAAGAGTGTTCATGAATTTAAAAATCATATGGGGTGTATTCAGGGATTGCTGCAGGAGGGCAGAGAGAAAGAAGCCTTGGAGTATATAAGAAAAGTAAATCATTCATCGGAACAATATATCAGCAGTTTTGCAACACAAAATCCTGTGGTGGATGTAGTAATGAACCAGAAATATCAGCAGGCAAGATTAGCAGGAATCAACGTAGTAGCAGTAATGAATGATTTAAAAGGGATTCCTATGGCAGAAGAGGATTTGGTAGTGCTTTTGTCTAACTTGTTGAATAATGCCATAGAAGCATGCAGTAGGTTAAAGAAGAAACAGCGGGAAATAAAATTTAAGTTTATACAAAAGCAGGAAAAGGTAGTATTATCTATAAAAAATCCTATAGAGAAAAGACTTATTAAAGTGAATAACCAAATTAAAACTGCAAAACGAAATGAAAAAGAGCATGGAATAGGACTAGGGAATGTAGCAAGGATAATTGAAAAATATGGGGGAGAGGAAATGTATAGTGATGAGGGCGGAGAGTTCTCATATGTCATTGTATTTTCCAGAGAAGAAATGAAAATGAAATATGAAGAAATACAAGCGCGGTCATGA
- a CDS encoding Crp/Fnr family transcriptional regulator encodes MEKYLTLLSNTTLFTGIDKEDISSMLNCLSAHVSSYAKESFILHTGDMIHEVGMVLSGSALIIKEDFWGNRSILSEVSSGFLFAETYACIGTVPLEVSVIASSDCEILFLDFQKILTTCSSACQFHTRLIHNLLATLAQKNLTLTRKVEHMSQKTTRDKLLSYLSAESLKAKSPSFSIPFNRQQLADYLSVDRSAMSNELGKLKKEGILDYNKNTFLLKENFHE; translated from the coding sequence ATGGAAAAATATTTGACGCTGTTAAGTAACACTACACTTTTTACCGGAATTGATAAGGAAGACATATCCTCCATGCTGAACTGCCTCTCTGCACATGTTTCTTCTTATGCGAAAGAATCGTTTATTCTGCATACCGGAGATATGATTCACGAGGTCGGAATGGTACTAAGCGGTTCTGCGCTTATCATAAAAGAAGACTTCTGGGGCAATCGGTCTATCCTTTCAGAAGTTTCCAGCGGCTTTCTCTTTGCTGAGACCTATGCTTGTATCGGTACGGTTCCTTTAGAAGTCAGTGTGATAGCTTCCTCAGACTGTGAGATTCTCTTTCTGGACTTTCAAAAAATTCTGACTACCTGCTCTTCGGCATGTCAGTTTCATACCAGATTGATTCACAATTTACTGGCTACTCTGGCACAAAAGAATCTGACCCTGACCCGGAAAGTAGAGCATATGTCCCAAAAAACTACCCGTGACAAGTTACTTTCCTATCTGTCCGCAGAGTCTCTAAAAGCCAAAAGTCCTTCCTTTTCTATTCCCTTTAATCGACAGCAATTGGCTGACTATCTTTCTGTAGACCGGAGTGCCATGTCCAATGAATTAGGGAAACTAAAAAAAGAAGGAATTCTGGATTACAACAAAAATACATTTTTATTAAAGGAGAATTTCCATGAATAA
- a CDS encoding cyclic lactone autoinducer peptide translates to MKMEGKKRVLTVLGKVVGEEVKRREEEKGPFCTGWFYQPKRPNTKK, encoded by the coding sequence ATGAAGATGGAAGGAAAGAAAAGGGTATTAACAGTGCTTGGAAAAGTGGTGGGAGAAGAAGTGAAAAGAAGGGAAGAGGAAAAGGGACCATTTTGTACTGGCTGGTTTTATCAGCCGAAAAGACCAAATACCAAAAAGTGA
- a CDS encoding 4Fe-4S dicluster domain-containing protein, whose protein sequence is MVRRIIEIDEEKCNGCGLCTKACHEGAIGMVDGKAKLLRDDYCDGLGDCLPTCPTGAIQFVEREAAAYDEAAVKEKSKLSQWPVQIKLAPVNAPYFQGANLLIAADCTAYAYGDFHNRFIKGKITLIGCPKLDMVEYAEKLTEIISNNDIKSVTVVRMEVPCCGGIEYAAKTALQNSGKFIPWQVVTIATDGKILSEI, encoded by the coding sequence ATGGTAAGAAGAATTATAGAGATTGATGAAGAAAAATGCAATGGCTGTGGATTATGTACAAAAGCCTGTCATGAGGGAGCAATCGGCATGGTAGATGGAAAGGCAAAGCTTTTGCGGGACGATTATTGCGATGGCTTAGGCGATTGTTTGCCGACTTGCCCTACCGGAGCAATTCAATTCGTTGAGAGGGAAGCAGCAGCTTATGATGAAGCAGCAGTAAAAGAAAAATCTAAGTTGTCTCAGTGGCCGGTACAGATTAAGTTGGCACCGGTCAATGCTCCTTATTTCCAAGGAGCAAATTTGCTGATTGCAGCAGATTGTACTGCATATGCTTATGGGGATTTTCATAATCGTTTTATCAAGGGAAAGATAACACTTATCGGATGTCCGAAATTGGATATGGTGGAATATGCAGAAAAATTAACAGAGATTATTTCTAACAATGACATAAAGAGTGTTACCGTGGTGCGAATGGAGGTTCCATGTTGCGGCGGAATTGAGTACGCAGCAAAGACGGCACTGCAAAATAGCGGAAAATTTATTCCGTGGCAGGTAGTTACTATTGCAACGGATGGAAAAATTTTAAGTGAAATATAA
- a CDS encoding zinc-ribbon domain-containing protein produces MKYCGNCGCQISDEAKFCLKCGAKQEVEQQNYTEPEQEVQQQNYAEPEQEVQQQSYAQPDQSYIYEQPAAGTSKFLWKPAVLLVGIVLIALVLIFVLFKIFAGGGSSTMEGAVEAYYEAICDKDGEALLDITCSDSMVKALEEETGYDKEEIAEAMGESIEYSYEDYSKIKSIKIEDEEEMSKSELKAGLAEIEEETGVNVKISEMYEVEVSFKYYDTYYEEWDEDTEYLMVYKSGSGWYVFPFGM; encoded by the coding sequence ATGAAATATTGTGGAAATTGTGGATGCCAGATATCAGATGAAGCTAAGTTTTGTTTGAAATGTGGCGCAAAGCAGGAAGTAGAGCAGCAGAATTATACAGAACCGGAACAGGAAGTGCAACAGCAGAATTATGCAGAGCCGGAACAGGAAGTACAACAGCAAAGTTATGCACAGCCAGATCAAAGTTATATATATGAGCAGCCGGCAGCAGGAACATCAAAGTTTTTATGGAAACCAGCAGTTTTACTTGTGGGAATTGTATTAATTGCGTTAGTCCTGATTTTTGTTCTATTTAAGATATTTGCCGGTGGTGGAAGCAGTACTATGGAGGGGGCAGTAGAAGCGTATTATGAAGCAATTTGCGACAAAGATGGAGAGGCGCTTCTTGATATTACCTGTTCTGATTCTATGGTGAAAGCCTTAGAGGAAGAAACCGGTTATGATAAGGAGGAAATAGCTGAGGCAATGGGGGAATCCATCGAATACAGCTATGAAGATTATAGTAAGATTAAAAGTATTAAAATTGAAGATGAAGAAGAGATGAGCAAATCAGAACTGAAAGCAGGTCTGGCGGAGATAGAGGAAGAAACCGGAGTAAATGTAAAGATTTCAGAAATGTACGAGGTGGAAGTCTCCTTCAAATATTATGATACTTATTATGAAGAGTGGGATGAAGATACGGAATATCTCATGGTGTACAAATCTGGTTCCGGTTGGTATGTATTTCCTTTTGGAATGTAG
- a CDS encoding accessory gene regulator B family protein, which translates to MYALAEYLTRCLISNHIVGKEQEEEYVYGFQILFGKLLSYTTLILLSVYYGVLIPGLIFMGVFFSLRGRTGGYHAKTSLRCYLVTVASYLLVVQIGSSVLIEREYISVIISIVSVITVFVFAPVNHPNLMLDGQEIQVCRQSSRWLVSMVAGCIWIAYALPIRTICIAYAVMGLGLDALTILMAKITGQEVKEE; encoded by the coding sequence ATGTACGCTTTAGCAGAATACCTCACAAGATGTCTCATTTCAAATCATATTGTGGGAAAAGAACAGGAAGAAGAATATGTATATGGATTTCAGATACTCTTTGGAAAGTTATTGAGCTACACCACTTTAATATTGCTTTCTGTATATTATGGAGTTTTGATTCCAGGACTTATTTTTATGGGAGTGTTCTTTTCCCTACGGGGGAGAACAGGAGGTTATCATGCAAAAACATCATTAAGATGTTATTTGGTAACAGTAGCCAGTTACTTGTTGGTAGTGCAGATTGGTTCATCCGTATTAATAGAAAGGGAGTATATTTCTGTTATTATTTCTATAGTGTCTGTTATTACTGTGTTTGTATTTGCACCGGTAAATCATCCGAATTTAATGCTGGATGGACAGGAAATACAAGTGTGTCGGCAATCATCCAGGTGGTTGGTAAGTATGGTGGCCGGATGTATCTGGATAGCATATGCATTACCAATAAGAACAATATGTATTGCATACGCAGTCATGGGATTGGGGTTGGATGCCCTGACAATACTCATGGCGAAAATAACAGGACAGGAGGTGAAGGAAGAATGA